In Sparus aurata chromosome 2, fSpaAur1.1, whole genome shotgun sequence, a single genomic region encodes these proteins:
- the mrps23 gene encoding small ribosomal subunit protein mS23, producing MAGSRLERFGTVFSRVRNLMHSGVIKLPEKPIWYDVYEAFPPKRVPLHVKPHTRLCTKKRETVPEVFYKEDNIRAKFYEHYGMGPLPFDLSKSNFVSTCQRFVDKYTEIKSRNAFEDAAVFEETGKALLTEGMVLRGRGARSVSAESRDPVLELKLTDMLAERQSISASSEEKMGCTMHTQTP from the exons ATGGCTGGCAGCAGGCTCGAGAGGTTTGGGACTGTGTTTAGCCG GGTTCGCAATCTGATGCACTCTGGTGTCATAAAGCTGCCAGAAAAACCCATCTGGTATGATGTTTATGAGGCTTTTCCACCAAAGAGGGTCCCACTTCATGTGAAGCCACATACTAGACTCTGTACCAAGAAACGGGAGACTGTGCCTGAGGTCTTCTACAAAGAGGATAACATTAGAGC GAAGTTCTATGAGCATTATGGGATGGGTCCTCTGCCTTTTGATCTGTCCAAATCAAACTTTGTTTCTACATGTCAGAG GTTTGTAGACAAGTACACAGAGATCAAGAGCAGGAATGCGTTCGAAGACGCTGCTGTATTTGAGGAGACAGGAAAGGCTTTACTTACAGAGGGCATGGTgctgagagggagaggagctCGTTCT GTTTCAGCAGAATCCAGGGATCCAGTGCTTGAGTTGAAGCTAACTGACATGTTGGCAGAGCGGCAGTCAATCAGCGCTTCCAGCGAGGAGAAGATGGGGTGtaccatgcacacacaaacaccataG